In Burkholderia sp. GAS332, one DNA window encodes the following:
- a CDS encoding tRNA-U16,U17-dihydrouridine synthase (manually curated): MSSTQTPSPRRVSVAPMMDWTDRHCRSLHRVISRHTWLYTEMVTTGALLHGDVPRHLAFTPDEAPVALQLGGSEPDDLARSAKLGEQWGYDEINLNCGCPSERVQRGAFGACLMNEPQLVADCVKAMRDAVSVPVTVKHRIGVDAVEEYGFVRDFVGTVADAGCNVFVVHARNAILKGLSPKENREIPPLKYEYAYQLKRDFPHLEIIINGGIKTLDEVETHLQHIDGVMLGREAYHNPYVLADVDARFYGSTDAPLTRAQVEAKLIEYCAAEMARGTYLGSITRHALGLYRGEAGARGWRRVLSDSKRLAARDLTIFDEARQHLREPVEIFE, encoded by the coding sequence ATGTCTTCAACTCAAACTCCCAGCCCGCGCCGCGTTTCCGTCGCGCCGATGATGGACTGGACCGATCGCCACTGCCGCTCGCTGCATCGCGTGATATCGCGCCATACGTGGCTTTACACCGAAATGGTCACCACCGGCGCGTTGCTGCACGGCGATGTGCCGCGCCATCTCGCGTTTACGCCCGATGAAGCGCCAGTCGCTTTGCAACTCGGCGGCAGTGAACCTGATGACCTCGCGCGTTCGGCTAAGCTCGGTGAGCAATGGGGCTACGACGAGATCAATCTGAACTGCGGCTGTCCATCCGAGCGCGTGCAGCGCGGTGCGTTCGGCGCGTGCCTGATGAACGAGCCGCAACTCGTGGCGGACTGCGTGAAGGCGATGCGCGATGCGGTCTCCGTGCCGGTGACGGTCAAGCACCGGATCGGCGTCGATGCAGTCGAGGAATATGGCTTTGTGCGCGACTTCGTCGGCACGGTCGCGGACGCCGGCTGCAACGTGTTCGTCGTCCACGCCCGCAATGCGATTCTCAAGGGCCTGAGCCCGAAAGAGAACCGCGAGATTCCGCCGCTCAAATATGAGTACGCGTATCAGTTGAAGCGCGACTTCCCGCATCTGGAGATCATCATCAACGGCGGCATCAAGACGCTTGATGAAGTGGAGACACATCTTCAGCACATTGATGGCGTGATGCTCGGGCGCGAGGCTTATCACAACCCCTATGTGCTTGCGGATGTCGATGCACGCTTCTATGGCTCGACGGATGCACCACTCACGCGCGCTCAGGTCGAGGCGAAGCTGATCGAATATTGCGCGGCTGAAATGGCACGCGGCACGTACCTTGGTTCAATCACGCGTCATGCGCTCGGCCTCTACCGCGGTGAGGCAGGTGCACGTGGATGGCGTCGCGTGTTGTCCGATAGCAAGCGTCTGGCGGCGCGTGACCTGACCATCTTCGACGAGGCAAGACAGCATCTGCGTGAGCCCGTCGAAATTTTTGAATAA
- a CDS encoding antitoxin HicB, with product MLSYPIELAPDSNGTLLVTFPDVPEAITVGENEADAMVQALDALEAALEIYFSEKRFIPLPSKAMRGQRVVTLPALVTSKVLLANEMLQQNVRKAELARRLKVNQVQIDRLLNFRHSSKIEMVESAFAVLGRRLEVRMV from the coding sequence ATGTTGTCGTACCCCATCGAGCTGGCGCCGGATTCTAATGGCACGCTCCTCGTGACATTTCCGGACGTGCCTGAAGCGATCACTGTCGGAGAGAACGAAGCTGATGCAATGGTGCAAGCCCTCGACGCACTGGAGGCCGCACTTGAGATTTACTTTTCGGAGAAACGGTTTATTCCGTTGCCGTCTAAGGCAATGCGCGGCCAGCGTGTTGTAACGCTTCCTGCTCTCGTCACATCCAAGGTCTTGCTTGCCAATGAAATGCTGCAGCAGAACGTGCGCAAGGCGGAGTTGGCGCGTCGATTGAAGGTCAACCAGGTGCAGATCGATCGTCTTTTGAATTTTCGTCATTCGTCGAAGATCGAGATGGTCGAGTCGGCATTTGCCGTTCTTGGCAGGCGTCTGGAAGTGCGGATGGTGTGA
- a CDS encoding mRNA interferase HicA, giving the protein MKYSEFRKWLKKRGATFEKHKSGSSHYRVTLNGKTTIFPDHGAKEMGTKLVEAIKRQLGIK; this is encoded by the coding sequence ATGAAGTACAGCGAGTTTAGGAAGTGGCTGAAGAAGCGAGGTGCGACATTCGAAAAGCACAAGAGCGGTTCAAGTCACTACCGGGTCACGCTCAACGGCAAGACAACCATCTTCCCGGATCACGGCGCCAAGGAAATGGGTACGAAGCTCGTCGAGGCAATCAAGAGGCAGCTTGGTATCAAATGA
- a CDS encoding molybdenum-pterin binding domain-containing protein: MTISAINVRNQFKGKVKEIIRGPVVSEVDVDTPFGIVTSVITTRSVDELDLKVGSEVVALVKSTEVSIARL; the protein is encoded by the coding sequence ATGACCATTTCCGCAATCAACGTACGCAATCAGTTCAAAGGCAAGGTCAAGGAAATCATCCGCGGGCCGGTGGTGTCCGAGGTCGATGTGGACACGCCGTTCGGTATCGTCACCTCGGTGATCACCACGCGTTCGGTCGACGAACTCGACCTAAAGGTCGGCTCAGAGGTGGTCGCGCTGGTGAAGTCGACGGAGGTGTCGATCGCGCGTTTGTAA
- a CDS encoding sulfonate transport system ATP-binding protein — translation MNATTLSASFGGIAGSDLEAELAQPRTVDHDAQEAAGFERADPAHDHHRVGVVPAAAGASARNDARRSADYSVELRGVGKQYGERKVLSDFDLSIERGSFVAIVGRSGCGKSTLLRLVAGLEKTTSGVLEKRTEDGRPLDTRIMFQDARLLPWKSVLQNVMLGLGRSAREDARAVLAEVGLLERANDWPAQLSGGQRQRVALARALVHRPQLLLLDEPLGALDALTRIEMHALIERLWREHQFTALLVTHDVHEAVALGDRILLIEEGRIALDQPVPLARPRARASAGFAALEEHVLQRVLKTAPNDDALSHRAYDARDEGRLTRPTDVRWAV, via the coding sequence ATGAACGCAACGACATTGTCCGCGTCGTTCGGTGGTATCGCGGGCAGCGATCTCGAAGCCGAACTGGCGCAACCGCGCACCGTCGATCACGACGCGCAGGAGGCCGCCGGCTTCGAGCGCGCAGATCCGGCGCACGATCACCATCGCGTGGGCGTCGTGCCCGCGGCGGCGGGGGCATCGGCGCGCAACGACGCACGCCGGTCCGCCGATTATTCCGTCGAGTTGCGCGGAGTCGGTAAGCAGTACGGCGAGCGCAAGGTGTTGTCCGATTTTGATCTGTCGATCGAGCGCGGCAGCTTCGTGGCCATTGTCGGCCGCAGCGGCTGCGGGAAATCGACCTTGTTGCGGCTGGTCGCGGGTCTGGAAAAGACCACGTCGGGCGTGCTCGAAAAGCGCACCGAAGACGGCCGGCCGCTCGACACCCGCATCATGTTCCAGGACGCGCGGCTCTTGCCCTGGAAGAGCGTGCTGCAAAACGTGATGCTCGGCCTTGGCCGCAGTGCGCGTGAAGATGCGCGCGCCGTGCTCGCCGAAGTCGGTTTGCTGGAGCGCGCCAATGACTGGCCCGCGCAGCTCTCCGGCGGTCAGCGTCAGCGTGTGGCGCTGGCGCGTGCGCTAGTGCATCGGCCGCAATTGCTGTTGCTGGACGAACCGCTCGGCGCGCTCGACGCCTTGACGCGCATCGAGATGCACGCGCTGATCGAACGCCTATGGCGCGAACATCAATTTACCGCGCTGCTGGTGACGCACGACGTGCACGAAGCGGTCGCGCTAGGCGACCGGATTCTGCTGATCGAAGAAGGACGCATCGCGCTCGATCAGCCGGTGCCGCTTGCGCGCCCGCGGGCGCGGGCATCGGCCGGGTTCGCCGCGCTGGAAGAACATGTGTTGCAACGCGTACTGAAGACGGCGCCGAACGACGACGCGCTGTCCCACCGCGCTTACGACGCACGTGACGAGGGCCGCCTCACGCGGCCGACAGACGTCCGTTGGGCCGTCTGA
- a CDS encoding sulfonate transport system permease protein, producing MAQSTVSAERRTNTGARADANAEVNAAVNAGARSGASLAASLAVLRRIGAHLAPWLAPLAILLAWEFAARSGVLSTRVLPEPLAVVKAAWSLIQSGEMWADVKVSTWRAVSGFAIGGGIGLVLGLATGLFKPAEIALDSTVQMVRNIPALAMIPLVILWFGIEEEAKVFLVALGVFFPIYVNTFHGIRSVDANLIEMARSYGVKGFALYRHVILPGALPSILVGVRFAFGLMWVTLIVAETISAQSGIGYMTMNAREFLQTDVVVVGILLYAALGKLADVLAKTLERVSLRWHPAYQRGAKT from the coding sequence ATGGCTCAATCCACTGTGAGTGCGGAACGACGCACAAACACCGGCGCGCGTGCGGACGCAAACGCAGAAGTCAATGCGGCCGTGAATGCCGGTGCGCGGTCAGGCGCGAGTCTTGCCGCGAGTCTTGCTGTATTACGCCGCATCGGCGCGCATCTGGCTCCGTGGCTCGCGCCGCTGGCGATTCTGCTGGCATGGGAATTCGCCGCGCGTAGCGGCGTTCTCTCGACGCGCGTGCTGCCCGAGCCGCTCGCGGTCGTGAAAGCCGCGTGGTCGTTGATCCAATCCGGCGAAATGTGGGCGGACGTGAAGGTCAGTACATGGCGCGCGGTGTCGGGCTTTGCGATCGGCGGCGGCATCGGACTCGTGCTCGGCCTCGCGACGGGTCTCTTCAAACCCGCCGAAATCGCGCTCGATTCGACTGTGCAGATGGTCCGCAACATTCCCGCGCTGGCGATGATCCCGCTCGTCATTCTGTGGTTCGGTATCGAGGAAGAAGCGAAGGTGTTTCTCGTCGCGCTGGGCGTGTTTTTCCCGATCTACGTGAACACGTTTCACGGCATCCGTTCGGTCGATGCCAATCTGATCGAAATGGCGCGGAGTTACGGCGTGAAGGGTTTCGCACTGTACCGGCACGTGATCCTGCCGGGCGCGTTGCCTTCGATTCTGGTCGGCGTGCGTTTCGCGTTCGGGCTGATGTGGGTCACGCTGATCGTCGCTGAAACGATTTCCGCGCAATCGGGCATCGGCTACATGACGATGAACGCACGCGAATTCCTGCAAACCGATGTGGTGGTGGTGGGCATCCTGCTGTACGCGGCGCTCGGCAAACTCGCCGACGTGCTGGCCAAGACACTCGAGCGCGTGTCGCTGCGTTGGCATCCGGCCTATCAACGAGGAGCGAAAACATGA
- a CDS encoding alkanesulfonate monooxygenase, giving the protein MNVFWFIPTHGDSRYLGTSQGARAADYDYFQQIAVAADTLGYEGVLLPTGRSCEDAWVVASSLIAATKRLKFLVAIRPGISSPGLAARMAATFDRLSNGRLLINVVTGGDSAELEGDGVFVDHDTRYEITDEFLHIWRNLLTAAHTNDAIDFNGKHLTSKGGKALYPPVQNPHPPLWFGGSSAAAHDIAADHIDTYLTWGEPPAAVAKKIADIRARAEARGRKIKFGIRLHVIVRETEEEAWAAADKLISKLDDETISRAQASFSKMDSEGQRRMAALHGGKRGGRAELEVYPHLWAGVGLVRGGAGTALVGNPEQVAALMNEYAALGIDTFILSGYPHLEESYRFAELVFPLLPGRQSKTAGGPLSGPFGEIVGNNYLPKAASSS; this is encoded by the coding sequence ATGAATGTGTTCTGGTTCATTCCGACTCACGGTGACAGCCGCTATCTCGGTACGTCCCAAGGCGCACGCGCAGCCGATTACGACTACTTCCAGCAGATCGCCGTGGCCGCCGATACGCTCGGCTACGAGGGCGTGCTGCTGCCGACCGGCCGTTCATGCGAAGACGCGTGGGTCGTCGCATCGAGCCTGATTGCCGCGACCAAACGTCTGAAGTTTCTGGTGGCGATCCGTCCGGGCATTTCATCGCCGGGTCTGGCGGCGCGCATGGCGGCGACCTTCGACCGTCTGTCGAACGGGCGTCTGCTGATCAACGTCGTGACCGGCGGCGATTCGGCTGAACTGGAAGGCGACGGCGTGTTCGTCGATCACGACACGCGCTATGAAATCACCGACGAGTTCCTGCACATCTGGCGCAATCTGCTGACCGCAGCGCATACCAACGACGCGATCGACTTCAATGGCAAGCATCTGACCTCGAAGGGCGGCAAGGCGCTGTATCCGCCGGTACAGAACCCGCATCCGCCTCTGTGGTTCGGCGGGTCGTCAGCGGCTGCGCACGACATCGCGGCCGATCACATCGACACGTATCTGACATGGGGCGAGCCGCCCGCCGCCGTCGCGAAGAAGATCGCCGACATTCGCGCCCGTGCTGAAGCGCGTGGCCGCAAGATCAAGTTCGGCATTCGCCTGCACGTCATCGTGCGCGAGACCGAAGAAGAAGCATGGGCCGCCGCCGACAAGCTGATCAGCAAGCTCGACGACGAAACCATTTCCCGTGCGCAGGCTTCGTTCTCGAAGATGGATTCCGAAGGGCAGCGCCGCATGGCGGCATTGCACGGCGGCAAGCGTGGTGGGCGCGCGGAACTCGAGGTATATCCGCATCTGTGGGCGGGCGTGGGTCTCGTGCGCGGCGGAGCGGGCACGGCGCTGGTCGGCAATCCCGAGCAGGTGGCGGCGCTGATGAACGAGTACGCGGCGCTCGGCATCGATACGTTCATCCTGTCCGGCTATCCGCATCTCGAAGAGTCGTATCGCTTCGCTGAACTGGTGTTCCCGCTGCTGCCGGGCCGTCAAAGCAAGACCGCGGGCGGTCCGCTGTCGGGTCCGTTCGGCGAGATTGTCGGCAACAACTATCTGCCGAAGGCGGCGAGTTCGAGCTGA